A DNA window from Nitrospira sp. contains the following coding sequences:
- a CDS encoding FGE-sulfatase domain-containing protein (MaGe:77307611) — translation MNALRSMMLAGMVLVAVPAIAVAEGFEKEVQGKDGAPMVFIPEGSFPMGVPHGDRDGGRDEYPRHDVFVSEFYIDKFELTNSRYLEFVKATKHRIPQNPTNATRNLWQGDTITESLADRPVINVDWADANAYCQWAGKRLPTEAEWEKAAKGTADRRFPWGNVEPTNKHLNFNQQWIGEKTLMPVGSYELGKSPFGVYDVAGNVWEWVNDWYDAKYYEKSPAKNPTGPETGTKRVLRGSGWQNETPTVRIFTRVDSDPTMRNESTGFRCAMDARAK, via the coding sequence ATGAATGCTTTACGTTCTATGATGCTTGCAGGGATGGTTCTGGTTGCTGTTCCGGCCATTGCCGTGGCCGAAGGGTTTGAGAAGGAAGTACAGGGAAAAGATGGCGCCCCGATGGTGTTTATCCCCGAAGGGTCGTTCCCCATGGGAGTGCCGCATGGCGACCGCGACGGGGGACGGGATGAATACCCCCGCCACGACGTCTTTGTGAGCGAGTTCTACATCGACAAGTTTGAGCTGACGAATAGCCGGTATCTTGAGTTCGTCAAGGCCACCAAGCACCGCATCCCGCAGAACCCCACAAATGCTACGAGAAATCTCTGGCAGGGAGACACCATTACCGAGTCGCTCGCCGACCGGCCGGTCATCAATGTGGATTGGGCCGATGCGAATGCCTATTGCCAGTGGGCCGGCAAACGGCTGCCGACGGAAGCGGAATGGGAGAAAGCGGCCAAGGGGACTGCCGATCGGCGCTTCCCCTGGGGCAACGTCGAGCCGACCAACAAGCACCTGAATTTCAATCAGCAGTGGATCGGTGAAAAGACGCTTATGCCGGTGGGAAGCTACGAGCTTGGGAAAAGCCCTTTCGGTGTCTACGATGTGGCGGGCAATGTGTGGGAATGGGTGAACGACTGGTATGACGCCAAGTATTACGAGAAGAGTCCCGCGAAAAATCCCACGGGTCCAGAGACTGGGACCAAGCGCGTGTTGCGTGGATCGGGCTGGCAAAATGAAACTCCGACCGTCCGAATTTTCACCCGTGTAGACAGCGATCCGACCATGCGCAACGAATCGACCGGGTTCCGCTGCGCGATGGACGCGCGGGCAAAGTAG
- a CDS encoding VOC family protein (MaGe:77307612), which produces MSLPLHRGLRHLALRVIDLPASRRFYEDLLGMKVVWEPDADNVYFSSGSDNLALHQIPQNELSAYRPPQGQLLDHVGVILDSPQAVDRMFAEVSMKIAQLGGAIVKQPKQHRDGSYSFYFSDPDGNVIQALYEPTISALRWEAGS; this is translated from the coding sequence ATGTCTCTTCCCCTTCATCGAGGACTCCGCCATCTGGCCCTTCGGGTCATCGACCTTCCCGCATCGCGCCGATTCTACGAAGACCTGCTCGGCATGAAGGTCGTCTGGGAGCCGGATGCCGACAACGTCTACTTCAGCTCAGGGAGCGATAATCTGGCGCTCCACCAAATTCCTCAGAACGAACTCAGCGCCTACCGTCCTCCCCAAGGCCAATTGCTGGATCATGTCGGCGTCATTCTCGACAGCCCGCAAGCGGTCGACCGGATGTTTGCCGAGGTCTCCATGAAAATTGCGCAACTCGGCGGCGCGATCGTCAAACAGCCGAAACAGCACCGAGACGGCAGTTACTCATTTTATTTTTCCGATCCGGACGGCAATGTGATTCAAGCGCTCTACGAACCCACCATCAGCGCACTCCGCTGGGAAGCTGGGTCCTAG
- a CDS encoding Uroporphyrinogen-III synthase (MaGe:77307610) → MSEKGFAGIAVAAFESRMAVEMTRLIERYGGHPSVAPALRERPIQDNPTALRFGVRLIEGQVDVLVLMTGVGTTALFDILKARHPMSSIMAGVKQVALVARGPKPAAALKVLGIAPTLVVPEPNTWVDVVSTLDEYRPVKGLRVAVQEYGSSNPEFLEALRVRGADVFPVPVYKWGLPEDLAPLRLVLADILAGTVAAMLITNAAQIDHVMQLLEQEGKVPLFREVCKTIVVASIGPVASERLRHYDLPVDFEPSHGKMGVMVKELSERIAPLLAAKRR, encoded by the coding sequence ATGAGCGAGAAGGGGTTTGCCGGCATCGCCGTCGCCGCATTTGAAAGCCGGATGGCGGTGGAAATGACCCGGCTCATTGAACGATATGGGGGCCACCCATCGGTGGCCCCCGCTCTCCGTGAACGCCCTATCCAGGATAATCCCACAGCGCTGCGATTTGGAGTCCGGCTCATCGAGGGCCAGGTCGATGTGCTCGTGCTCATGACCGGCGTCGGAACGACGGCGTTGTTCGATATTCTCAAGGCCCGCCATCCCATGTCGTCCATTATGGCGGGCGTCAAGCAGGTCGCTCTTGTCGCGCGCGGGCCGAAGCCGGCGGCGGCGTTAAAAGTGCTGGGGATCGCGCCGACGCTCGTTGTGCCGGAGCCCAATACCTGGGTCGATGTGGTGTCGACGCTCGATGAGTACCGGCCGGTGAAAGGGCTGCGTGTCGCGGTGCAGGAATATGGCAGCTCCAATCCCGAGTTTCTTGAAGCCTTGAGAGTTCGCGGGGCCGACGTGTTTCCTGTCCCGGTCTATAAATGGGGGCTTCCGGAGGATCTGGCGCCGCTCAGACTGGTGCTGGCAGACATCTTAGCCGGAACCGTCGCGGCAATGCTCATTACCAATGCCGCGCAGATCGATCATGTCATGCAGTTGCTGGAACAGGAGGGAAAGGTTCCTCTGTTCAGAGAGGTCTGCAAAACCATCGTGGTCGCCTCCATCGGTCCGGTCGCTAGCGAGCGGCTCCGTCACTATGACCTGCCGGTCGATTTTGAACCGTCGCATGGAAAGATGGGTGTCATGGTCAAGGAGTTGTCCGAACGGATTGCTCCGTTGCTCGCCGCAAAACGCCGCTGA